The Triticum aestivum cultivar Chinese Spring chromosome 3A, IWGSC CS RefSeq v2.1, whole genome shotgun sequence genome includes a region encoding these proteins:
- the LOC123059168 gene encoding uncharacterized protein: MAMGAWSAMKKSLLMKLSVCLLIIAMANCARDIPDSVAEHPPGYIICGEISETWHGGLCAKRGTCNKPCRAEGYDAGYCAPFPFMTYCCCTQNCGKSSSLRPHRSSIQCN; encoded by the exons ATGGCCATGGGAGCGTGGTCGGCGATGAAGAAGAGCTTATTAATGAAGCTGAGTGTGTGTCTGCTGATCATCGCCATGGCTAACTGCGCTCGGGACATCCCTGACTCCGTTGCTGAGCACCCTC CCGGATACATCATCTGCGGCGAGATCAGCGAGACGTGGCACGGGGGGCTGTGCGCCAAGCGCGGCACCTGCAACAAGCCGTGCCGGGCGGAAGGGTACGACGCGGGCTACTGCGCCCCCTTCCCCTTCATGACCTACTGCTGCTGCACACAGAACTGTGGCAAGTCGTCGTCTCTGCGACCACACAGGAGCAGCATTCAGTGCAACTAA
- the LOC123063270 gene encoding homeobox protein LUMINIDEPENDENS yields MELAPFKPAAGALVEWGGAGSIPAMVAAQQQQLHAQADQLQRLVVAQCRLTGVNPLAQEMAAGALSIKIGKKPRDLLNPKAVNSMQSLFAVKDTLGKRETREISALCGLTVTKVREFFASQRTRVRKAVRLSREKALKLEASKTALKLEASKTAANVCSLNSEQTPLDIETHAQVVEPLSTLEPLEMFQSSSQLVEVPQSSLQQPEVQQCTATPIPITPTGTIQPTDAKINPDSVQKETKQEEVAPGVESEDKKFLDSIFALMRKEETFSGQVKLMEWILQINNATILSWFLTMGGLTIVSTWLSQAATEEQTTVILVIFKVLLHLPLHKALPAHMSVVLQTINRLRFYRTQDISGRARNLLSRLSKVLVRSQASKKPQKDLICKQRISEILHDESWKSEVDITEEILALTEGASESRKPEPKKTPLLLTASADESYKKSPVQTKSKERRKVQLVEHPNRKAAGKNAHSARTICTNNSRPLSADDIQKAKMRAMFMQEKYGKVDTSKVSDKPETTENKKPSGLVNSNEPPMPRSPLTSTAKQPVDPSPSTSIQNAVPLSDNPEILATPKLNIALRETPIEKLDSKRVHWQIPPEVWIDPSWSVSAGENSKELDVQAQRNRREKETFYASPKDIPSNPKDPWDSEMDFDDSLTPEIPIEQPPDADTMEVDSVGAAPPNMVVPGEIQQVGSTSSSSLTVASGANGAASEPDLELLAVLLKNPQLVFALSSNEVGNLPTEQTVALLDMLKQTGLGLLELVNSLPNGAGVPNKPEPVPETIPTSLPSPTPPKDLPASVGWRSDFPTHVRAPNLQQAQLPNNGNTPFASEVHQSFSNVVSPLPSQPYTSVSALPAHIQSNAPSLQSQSAISVNSLTQYAAPVNNMLDRTLVHQHTQPYGLASDHAAVAIHQQPAVNKPAHEFQNMSNSGLARSLTPEPNAAYATFPWQSGAATVASTGRSTTPDQWADRVTNSYNDASAPYLNQSAYSNQSSYDAYGSSTSASSQGLNRNGYTQTTSEYQMLGRNVRQRHSLSPEPGSARVYGGTPGYILEVSKLGNYGQQSYNPPVASRDWSSGQQSYTPAEPSRDWNSGQQSYIPAEPSSDWSSVQQSYTSAELSRDRRSGQQGYTPAEPSRQWSSGQQSYTPAEPSRQWSSGQQGYTPAEPSNQWSSGQQGYTPAGPSNHRSSGQQGYTPAEPSRQWSSAQQGYTPSDPSVQQGYTPAEPSRPWSTASQGAQNPDTSRQWSGAGKQDYYNTPSDGRSPYDQRRRRRWE; encoded by the exons AGTGGGGCGGCGCGGGCTCGATCCCCGCGATGGTGGcggcgcagcagcagcagctgcacGCGCAGGCCGACCagctccagcgcctcgtcgtcgccCAGTGCCGCCTCACCGGCGTCAACCCGCTCGCCCAGGAGATG GCTGCTGGTGCATTGTCTATCAAGATAG GTAAAAAACCAAGGGATCTGTTGAATCCGAAAGCAGTTAATTCCATGCAGTCACTTTTTGCTGTGAAAGATACTCTTGGCAAAAGAGAAACTCGTGAAATTAGCGCACTTTGTGGGCTTACTGTTACAAAG GTAAGGGAGTTTTTTGCAAGTCAGCGTACACGAGTAAGAAAAGCTGTCCGTTTGTCACGAGAGAAAGCACTCAAATTGGAGGCATCCAAGACAGCACTCAAATTGGAGGCATCCAAGACGGCTGCCAATGTATGCTCCTTGAACAGTGAGCAGACACCTCTTGACATTGAGACACATGCTCAAGTTGTCGAACCTTTGAGTACTTTAGAACCATTGGAGATGTTCCAAAGCTCTTCACAACTAGTGGAGGTCCCTCAGAGCTCTCTACAACAACCAGAGGTCCAGCAGTGCACTGCAACCCCAATCCCTATCACCCCTACGGGAACAATCCAACCAACTGATGCTAAGATTAATCCAGATTCTGTTCAAAAGGAAACCAAACAAGAGGAAGTTGCCCCTGGTGTTGAGTCAGAAGATAAAAAGTTTTTGGATAGTATATTTGCCCTAATGCGGAAGGAGGAAACATTCTCTGGACAGGTCAAGTTGATGGAATGGATTCTTCAAATAAATAATGCTACGATTCTTAGTTG GTTCTTAACAATGGGCGGTTTGACTATTGTGTCAACATGGCTGAGCCAAGCAGCTACTGAAGAGCAAACAACTGTTATTCTCGTCATTTTCAAG GTGCTTCTTCACCTCCCACTACATAAAGCTTTGCCCGCCCACATGTCAGTTGTATTGCAAACTATTAACAGATTGCGGTTTTATAGGACACAAG ACATATCTGGCAGGGCCAGAAACCTGCTCTCCAGATTGAGTAAAGTGCTCGTACGGAGTCAGGCATCGAAGAAACCTCAAAAAGATTTAATCTGTAAACAAAG GATAAGTGAAATTCTCCACGATGAGTCCTGGAAATCTGAAGTTGATATTACT GAGGAGATCCTTGCCTTGACTGAAGGTGCAAGTGAGAGCAG AAAGCCTGAGCCCAAGAAAACTCCACTGCTGCTCACTGCTTCTGCTGATGAGTCATATAAAAAGAGTCCTGTGCAGACAA AGTccaaagaaagaagaaaagttcaACTTGTAGAACATCCAAATCGGAAAGCTGCCGGCAAGAACGCTCATTCTGCAAGGACCATATGTACAAATAATAGCAGACCATTATCTGCAGATGATATCCAAAAAGCAAAGATGCGTGCCATGTTTATGCAGGAGAAGTATGGCAAGGTTGACACAAGTAAAGTGTCTGATAAACCTGAGACGACAGAAAATAAAAAACCCTCTGGCTTGGTCAACTCAAATGAGCCCCCTATGCCCAGAAGTCCCCTCACATCAACTGCTAAACAACCTGTTGACCCAAGCCCATCAACTTCTATACAGAATGCTGTACCTTTGTCTGATAATCCAGAAATCCTGGCCACTCCGAAGCTAAACATAGCTCTCAGAGAGACCCCCATAGAGAAATTGGATTCCAAGAGGGTTCATTGGCAGATACCACCAG AGGTGTGGATAGACCCCTCGTGGAGTGTTAGTGCCGGGGAAAACAGCAAGGAGCTTGACGTTCAGGCACAGAGAAATCGACGTGAGAAGGAAACCTTTTATGCAAGTCCAAAGGACATCCCATCGAATCCCAAGGACCCATGGGATTCGGAAATGGACTTTGACGACAGCCTGACCCCAGAAATTCCAATTGAGCAGCCACCAGATGCTGACACTATGGAGGTGGATAGCGTCGGAGCTGCCCCTCCAAACATGGTTGTTCCTGGTGAGATCCAGCAAGTTGGATCAACCTCGTCGTCATCTCTGACAGTCGCTTCTGGTGCAAATGGTGCAGCTTCTGAGCCAGATCTTGAGCTGCTTGCAGTGCTGCTCAAGAATCCACAGCTTGTATTTGCTCTATCATCTAACGAGGTGGGGAACCTGCCAACCGAGCAGACTGTCGCCCTCCTGGACATGCTGAAGCAGACTGGCCTTGGACTTTTGGAGCTGGTCAATAGTCTGCCCAACGGTGCTGGGGTTCCAAACAAGCCTGAACCCGTCCCTGAAACTATCCCTACTTCACTTCCATCACCGACTCCTCCAAAAGATCTTCCAGCAAGT GTGGGCTGGAGATCTGATTTTCCGACGCATGTGAGGGCCCCAAACTTGCAGCAGGCGCAGTTACCAAATAATGGAAACACACCTTTTGCAAGCGAAGTGCACCAAAGCTTCTCAAATGTTGTTAGTCCGTTGCCTTCACAACCCTATACTTCAGTTTCTGCCTTGCCGGCACACATCCAAAGTAACGCCCCGTCTTTACAATCTCAGTCGGCGATCTCAGTAAATTCGCTGACTCAGTATGCTGCGCCCGTGAATAACATGTTGGATAGAACCTTGGTACACCAGCATACCCAGCCATATGGCTTGGCGTCTGATCATGCTGCAGTGGCCATCCATCAGCAGCCAGCGGTAAATAAACCAGCCCATGAATTTCAGAACATGTCAAACTCCGGTCTAGCACGTTCCTTGACGCCCGAGCCGAATGCCGCTTATGCGACATTCCCCTGGCAATCTGGTGCTGCTACTGTTGCAAGCACTGGACGGAGTACAACACCTGATCAGTGGGCCGACCGCGTAACCAATTCATATAATGACGCGTCAGCGCCCTATCTTAACCAGAGTGCTTACAGCAACCAAAGCTCATACGATGCCTATGGTTCTTCTACGTCAGCCTCATCCCAGGGACTGAACAGAAATGGTTACACCCAAACAACGTCAGAGTACCAGATGTTGGGGCGTAACGTTCGCCAGCGACACTCGCTATCCCCGGAGCCAGGTTCCGCTAGAGTATATGGTGGCACACCAGGGTACATTCTGGAGGTGTCGAAGTTGGGGAATTACGGGCAGCAGAGCTACAATCCTCCTGTGGCGTCAAGGGACTGGAGTTCCGGGCAGCAGAGTTATACCCCGGCTGAACCATCAAGGGACTGGAATTCTGGGCAGCAGAGCTACATCCCGGCTGAACCATCCAGTGACTGGAGTTCCGTGCAGCAGAGCTACACTTCGGCTGAATTATCAAGGGACCGGAGGTCCGGGCAGCAGGGCTACACCCCAGCCGAGCCTTCAAGGCAGTGGAGCTCGGGGCAACAGAGCTACACTCCAGCTGAACCTTCAAGGCAATGGAGCTCCGGGCAGCAGGGCTACACTCCAGCTGAGCCTTCAAACCAATGGAGCTCCGGCCAGCAGGGCTACACTCCAGCTGGGCCTTCAAACCACCGGAGCTCCGGGCAGCAAGGCTACACCCCAGCAGAGCCTTCAAGGCAGTGGAGCTCGGCGCAACAGGGCTACACCCCATCCGACCCTTCAGTGCAGCAGGGCTACACCCCCGCCGAGCCGTCGAGGCCGTGGAGCACGGCCAGCCAGGGGGCCCAAAACCCTGACACATCAAGGCAATGGAGCGGCGCCGGGAAGCAAGACTATTACAACACTCCGAGCGACGGCCGGAGTCCGTATGAccagcggcggagaagacgatgggAGTGA